AAGCCTGGGTACGTACGTACTCCATTTCTTTCACTTGGTAATATGGGTGATGAAGGCATCGAAATCAGCCCGGGAGGTGCCACCTTCCGTGGTGGCCTGCCGGGCTACACCACCGACGGCCGTCGCTCTCGCCCTCACCTCCTTCCCTTCCTCGCTGACCATGAGCCTCACGATGGAATCCCTTATCGCCGCCGCCGGCACGACCTCGTTCCGCCTGGCCCAGTCCCTCGCCGTGATACCGACGCGGAGGACGCGGGTCAGCAGCAGCGTGTTCCTGGGCTGGTCCGAGTGCATGGGCCACGCCAGGAGCGGGACCCCCATGCTCATGCTCTCCATGCACGAATTCCACCCGCAGTGGCTCATGAAACCCCCGGTCGACGGGTGGGCCAGGATCTCCAGCTGCGGGGCCCACCCCCTCACCACCCTTCCCACCCTCTCCACCCTCCGGTCGTAGTCCAGGCGTCCCAGCCTCTCCTCTTGGCTCTTCTTCGGCTTCTGCTTCCCCTCATCGCCTTCTTCCGTGTAAATGTCGGCCCTGTCGGCGTCCCGGAGCACCCAGATGAAGCGCTGCCGGCTGGCCTCGAGCCCCCATGCCAGCTCGACGACTTGGTCGTCGGACAGCGCCGATGCTGTCCCGAACGACACGTACAGGACCGACGCCGGCGGCTGCTTGTCCAGCCACTCCAGACAAGGATGGCGGGGGCCGCAACCGGTACGCTTGGTGATGGATAACGGATTCAGTGGGCCGATCGCGAAGGTTTTCTGGGTTCGCCACTGCGGCTCTCGTGCCAGCAGGTCGATGAATCTTCCTTCGATCCCACGACAGGTGTTGAACAGGCGACCAGAGTCGGCGGCGGTCGATTCATGCTGGCGGCGGAGGAAATCCAAGAACTGTTCGGTGAAGCACGCGTTGTTGGGTATGTCGGGGATGTTCAGTTTGGCGATGGACGGGTCGTCGGGGGGCTTGCCACGAGACTCGCAGTAATACAGCAGGAGGGAGAAGGCGGAGACGCTGTGGAAGGAGAAGGCCTCGACGTGCGGGACGGAGGCGGCGACGCTGACGGCGAAGGCCATGGTGGAGTCATGTATCAGAACGACGCGGCGG
Above is a genomic segment from Phoenix dactylifera cultivar Barhee BC4 chromosome 2, palm_55x_up_171113_PBpolish2nd_filt_p, whole genome shotgun sequence containing:
- the LOC103720504 gene encoding zeatin O-glucosyltransferase-like; the protein is MFEIVSLKALMASKEEVRPALRVIPVVVVPLPAQGHLNQLLHLSHLLAARGIPVHYVGSASHNRQARERALGWQPESPGHRPIRFHDFILPPFPSPPASTHAPLAHLLPLFDAAALHFRSPLAALLRSLTTSSRRVVLIHDSTMAFAVSVAASVPHVEAFSFHSVSAFSLLLYYCESRGKPPDDPSIAKLNIPDIPNNACFTEQFLDFLRRQHESTAADSGRLFNTCRGIEGRFIDLLAREPQWRTQKTFAIGPLNPLSITKRTGCGPRHPCLEWLDKQPPASVLYVSFGTASALSDDQVVELAWGLEASRQRFIWVLRDADRADIYTEEGDEGKQKPKKSQEERLGRLDYDRRVERVGRVVRGWAPQLEILAHPSTGGFMSHCGWNSCMESMSMGVPLLAWPMHSDQPRNTLLLTRVLRVGITARDWARRNEVVPAAAIRDSIVRLMVSEEGKEVRARATAVGGVARQATTEGGTSRADFDAFITHITK